Proteins from one Phaeodactylum tricornutum CCAP 1055/1 PHATR_bd_11x23 genomic scaffold, whole genome shotgun sequence genomic window:
- a CDS encoding predicted protein, with translation DFKNHNDLPLARIKRIMKSDEDVRMISAEAPVLFAKACELFILDLSIRSWNYSQLHKRRTLQKEDVREAIQKTDIFDFLVDVI, from the coding sequence GACTTTAAGAACCACAACGATTTACCGTTGGCCCGCATTAAACGGATCATGAAGTCCGACGAGGATGTGCGCATGATATCAGCCGAAGCTCCCGTACTTTTTGCCAAGGCTTGTGAACTCTTTATTTTGGATTTGTCGATTCGGAGCTGGAATTATTCCCAGTTGCACAAAAGGAGGACCTTGCAAAAGGAAGATGTTCGCGAAGCTATTCAAAAGACAGATAtctttgactttttggtCGATGTCATT
- a CDS encoding predicted protein — protein sequence MGNNTSTRREQNTSTLLVSSSELREWPTAPKGLPMDASRSATNTVAAADESQQVRIEKPHPSKVVFVTTSKTFGGTSSTNLSSLEDLTRSDDTASLVSSISESENYAPCFRVKAWDRKTRYSDLIADGLRYKNRDTSNVILLFESPSTSTTDSSFYNGQVYKFHDYPPAPSISKGILGPCRYSMMNGSTFPSFLRNGEPPAGLMEHWTRYVPDFTAPSFVSSIPNEAHVYAYLPVETITNHVNDPHVHYHMVGKDAIHLMTDKTTKLLANTSQQRPCIAKTTHSMGSKGIFVIRNDQDEAEFHAFLAESGNPTFVVTEFVEIARNVACHFFMHPNGEIVWLGSNENIRNDDGTFSSDSYLLQEDQDYLREIQLPYVKDVATYCQSLGFWGFCGVDVLFDKHGQGYLVDVNPRVTGSCPSLMVASLLRDKYGYEVGLFRRSGKISFYGTAVELFAQVEEFNTANEGHAQIVLFAVLETEPGLTKINMGVYGNNADECLATLDHFGKPKPEPIDVVV from the coding sequence ATGGGAAACAATACAAGCACCCGCAGAGAGCAGAACACGTCGACCTTGTTGGTTTCTTCGAGTGAGCTCCGAGAATGGCCGACGGCTCCGAAAGGCCTCCCGATGGACGCCTCGCGATCGGCAACAAATACCGTTGCTGCTGCGGACGAGTCGCAACAGGTACGGATCGAGAAACCCCACCCTTCCAAAGTTGTTTTTGTCACGACCTCCAAGACGTTCGGCGgcacgtcgtcgacgaatctGAGCTCGCTCGAAGATCTCACGCGTTCGGACGACACAGCTTCCCTGGTGTCCTCCATTTCCGAATCCGAGAACTACGCGCCTTGCTTCCGTGTCAAAGCATGGGACCGCAAGACACGCTATTCCGATCTCATTGCTGATGGTTTGCGCTACAAGAACAGGGACACTTCGAACGtcattttgcttttcgagAGTCCTTCGACATCCACCACGGATTCGTCATTTTACAATGGACAAGTCTACAAGTTCCACGACTATCCACCGGCGCCGTCCATAAGCAAAGGCATCTTGGGACCCTGCCGCTATTCAATGATGAACGGTAGCacttttccttcctttttgCGCAATGGCGAGCCGCCGGCGGGTCTGATGGAGCACTGGACGCGATACGTGCCCGATTTTACGGCACCTTCCTTTGTTTCCTCGATTCCCAACGAAGCACACGTATACGCATATCTTCCGGTGGAAACCATTACCAACCACGTCAACGACCCACACGTGCACTATCACATGGTGGGTAAGGATGCCATTCATCTCATGACGGACAAGACCACTAAGCTTCTCGCCAACACTTCTCAACAACGACCCTGCATTGCCAAAACCACACACTCCATGGGCAGCAAGGGCATTTTTGTTATTCGCAACGACCAAGACGAGGCCGAGTTTCACGCCTTTTTGGCCGAGTCGGGCAATCCGACTTTTGTCGTTACCGAGTTTGTGGAAATTGCACGCAACGTTGCCTGTCACTTCTTCATGCACCCCAACGGCGAAATCGTCTGGCTCGGTTCCAACGAAAACATCcgcaacgacgacggcactttttcttccgacTCGTATTTGCTCCAAGAGGACCAAGACTACTTGCGTGAAATCCAGTTGCCTTACGTCAAGGACGTTGCTACCTACTGCCAGTCACTGGGATTCTGGGGCTTTTGCGGTGTTGATGTGCTCTTCGACAAGCACGGCCAAGGCTATCTAGTTGACGTCAATCCCCGTGTGACTGGTTCCTGCCCGTCATTGATGGTGGCATCCTTGCTGCGGGACAAGTACGGATACGAAGTTGGTCTGTTCCGTCGCAGCGGCAAGATTTCGTTTTACGGAACCGCTGTGGAGCTCTTTGCGCAAGTCGAGGAGTTCAACACAGCCAACGAAGGGCACGCGCAGATTGTTctttttgctgttttggaaaCCGAACCTGGGCTCACCAAGATCAACATGGGTGTATACGGTAACAATGCCGACGAGTGTCTTGCCACTCTCGACCACTTTGGCAAGCCCAAGCCGGAACCCATTGACGTGGTTGTCTAG
- a CDS encoding predicted protein — MSEKKLSFRDEGRPLYPQEKLGLKESLPKKDASHQGKSAANTCSEASSSVSLASNKYIVPRLNDVLLGRGRKLEAHAGNKAFRDTIDSFLPRFDLERSRNGRSRLFDEIVHFVCKDGVQFLQQNELSGEWEVAPIEIGRAKVGQSLRYRQRQKKRRISDEEDPIFVEPATIGTMKERFPSVPSSRNEPLLTDEQILRAIGETLVSDSLPDECETEDAFSYSGESSEDPVYQDYSYNKLRFKGLLTNSEHWWEHLVKDSV, encoded by the coding sequence ATGTCAGAAAAGAAGCTGAGCTTTCGGGACGAAGGTCGCCCACTATATCCGCAGGAAAAGCTTGGTTTGAAGGAGAGTCTACCCAAGAAAGATGCTTCGCATCAAGGAAAATCAGCTGCGAACACTTGTTCCGAAGCGTCGTCAAGTGTGTCACTAGCAAGCAATAAGTACATTGTTCCCAGGCTCAATGATGTTCTACTCGGCCGGGGACGTAAATTAGAGGCACATGCGGGCAACAAGGCATTCCGTGATACCATCGACTCCTTCCTTCCTCGATTCGACTTAGAGAGAAGTcgcaatggaagaagccgtttatttgacgaaattgttcATTTTGTTTGCAAAGATGGCGTCCAGTTTCTTCAACAAAACGAACTTTCGGGCGAATGGGAGGTAGCTCCAATTGAAATTGGCCGGGCAAAGGTTGGGCAATCCCTTCGATATCGCCAGCGACAAAAAAAGCGACGAATCTctgatgaagaagatcccATTTTTGTTGAGCCCGCTACAATTGGCACTATGAAGGAACGTTTTCCATCAGTGCCTAGCTCGCGAAACGAACCGCTTTTGACCGATGAGCAAATTCTGCGCGCAATTGGGGAAACCCTAGTCTCTGATTCTCTTCCAGACGAATGCGAAACAGAGGATGCTTTCAGCTATTCAGGCGAATCGAGCGAAGATCCGGTATATCAGGATTATTCTTACAACAAATTGAGATTCAAAGGCTTGCTGACTAATTCTGAACACTGGTGGGAACATCTTGTAAAGGATAGTGTCTAG
- the PGP gene encoding 2-phosphoglycolate phosphatase (2-phosphoglycolate phosphatase catalyzes the cleavage of a phosphate group from phosphoglycolate to generate glycolate. This is the first step in the glycolate (C2) cycle of photorespiration following oxygen fixation.), with protein MTSSKTASSLAANVIKLSDPEKELLDQVDVFIFDCDGVIWRGDSLIDGIPETLAKLRAAGKKMFFVTNNSTKSRAGYKKKFDGLGLNDVPAEEIFSSSFAAAAYLEQTKFKDTGKKVYIIGEVGICEELDLIDVPYIGGPADSNKQPDMGSGGMLEVDEDVGAVVVGFDRNVNYYKIQYAQLCINEHDAQFIATNLDAVTHLTDAQEWAGNGSMVGAIKGCTGQEPLVVGKPSPLMIDYLENKYGMDRSRICMVGDRLDTDVLFGTDNGLKSLLVLSGVTSEEKLLSPENSITPDFYADTINDFFAAAPAPKEA; from the exons ATGACATCGTCAAAGACGGCGTCGTCCCTAGCAGCCAACGTTATCAAACTCAGCGACCCCGAAAAGGAACTTCTCGATCAAGTCGACGTCTTCATTTTTGATTGTGACGGCGTCATTTGGAGG GGCGATTCGTTGATTGATGGCATCCCAGAAACCTTAGCCAAATTGCGAGCCGCTGGCAAGAAAATGTTTTTCGTCACCAACAATTCCACGAAGTCTCGCGCTGGCTacaagaaaaagttcgaTGGACTCGGCTTGAACGATGTACCAGCGGAAGAAAtcttttcctcgtcgttcGCCGCGGCGGCGTATTTGGAGCAGACAAAATTCAAAGACACAGGCAAGAAAGTTTACATAATTGGTGAAGTCGGAATTTGTGAAGAGCTTGATTTGATTGACGTCCCTTATATTGGTGGGCCGGCCGACTCCAATAAGCAACCCGATATGGGATCGGGTGGCATGCTCGAAGTGGATGAAGATGTGGGCGCTGTGGTTGTTGGATTTGATCGTAACGTCAACTATTACAAGATTCAGTACGCGCAATTGTGTATCAACGAACACGACGCTCAATTTATAG CCACCAACTTGGATGCTGTCACACACTTGACGGACGCTCAGGAATGGGCTGGAAATGGAAGTATGGTGGGCGCCATCAAAGGGTGCACTGGCCAGGAACCACTTGTCGTAGGCAAACCGAGTCCCCTGATGATTGATTATCTTGAAAACAAGTACGGGATGGATCGTTCCCGCATTTGCATGGTTGGAGATCGCTTGGATACGGATGTGCTGTTTGGTACCGACAACGGGCTTAAAAGCTTGCTCGTTCTTTCCGGGGTGACATCGGAAGAAAAGCTCCTGTCGCCCGAAAATTCTATTACGCCAGACTTTTACGCCGACACTATCAATGATTTTTTTGCCGCAGCGCCCGCACCAAAGGAAGCTTAG
- a CDS encoding predicted protein has product MNKIPLSLLILFATACYAFAFSQRWKSKDRRYSSQLAAMDSGSSPSRRAFLSAATNVVTTVGIGATPAWAGIDPSALKNLPVEGDSAGTVTRLQQIENLQKPASDLEDLPYTGLPSGVSYREFRQGKGEATVQDGSRVAVEMTIRCKSFATNIEPGGLKYFSTKDDTDFNELAFTVGIGDILPGLEEGMIGMRKGAIRRIEVPATMVFAAKKADQLPLPTTKDGKRRFESLFKTDATLLFEVLVTRIK; this is encoded by the coding sequence ATGAATAAGATTCCACTCTCTCTTTTGATACTCTTCGCGACGGCGTGCTACGCATTTGCCTTTTCGCAAAGATGGAAGTCGAAGGATCGCCGCTACTCGTCACAGCTCGCCGCAATGGATTCTGGAAGCTCCCCTTCTCGACGGGCCTTTCTGAGTGCCGCTACTAATGTTGTAACCACTGTTGGAATCGGTGCGACTCCTGCTTGGGCAGGAATTGACCCCAGCGCTCTCAAAAACTTACCAGTCGAAGGGGACTCGGCCGGAACCGTAACTCGCCTCCAGCAGATTGAAAATTTACAAAAGCCCGCATCGGATCTTGAAGATCTTCCCTATACGGGATTGCCGAGCGGAGTGTCATATCGTGAattccgtcaaggaaagGGAGAGGCTACGGTTCAGGATGGCTCCCGGGTCGCTGTGGAAATGACCATTCGATGCAAATCGTTCGCCACCAATATCGAACCCGGCGGTCTCAAGTACTTTTCCACCAAGGATGACACCGACTTTAACGAACTTGCCTTTACCGTTGGAATAGGCGATATTTTGCCCGGGTTGGAAGAAGGTATGATAGGGATGCGTAAGGGCGCGATTCGTCGCATTGAAGTGCCGGCGACGATGGTATTTGCGGCCAAAAAGGCTGACCAGTTGCCTTTGCCAACCACCAAAGATGGCAAGCGCCGCTTCGAAAGCTTGTTCAAGACGGATGCTACCTTGCTTTTTGAAGTTCTCGTGACACGAATAAAATAA
- a CDS encoding predicted protein, translated as MSFHAHLPVRFRRWILYAFAFSSVSLAGGLVYGWPALRQQLKRDGSVLSEKQLGAAFTAGAWSTQGCRFLTGIARDRFGTKIVTILAFGATAMGALGMALVDPNQGPAISIALAVMGLGSGVQLCLQPVASLFPSNAGAVLASLSGAFQVSGLVFLGLTSAGASRKATFGGFCAVMLGMALLAALLLPTGTSYLLESKSANPATSANSETDPTFVSTSEPQLPTVVEDTESDPASPQGKNTGVVNRIQSNPSTKCNTTADVEDTSSALNQLDNKPIEEDVSVWELMWSTEYILLVCWFSVLVVPLQYYIGGLGFQLEDKGDDDGFYTDLFSILYASAAVVSPAAGFLADKLGLGWAELLSSLLCSVSFFVLAGDANLDVQVIGLAANGLGRMLVFSMFFSHVGKRFGYKSFGTLAGLGLLISAIASLLQYPIIAAASDGHARLVNLICGVVLVTFTPPYCVWLHRTIQREESLPKDNEDVDDCQGDSANGLAVTSSRHLNKRATAIGDDSDGSASSQSQ; from the coding sequence ATGTCATTCCATGCGCACTTGCCGGTCCGCTTCCGTCGTTGGATACTGTACGCCTTTGCCTTCTCATCGGTTTCGCTCGCGGGTGGTCTCGTGTACGGATGGCCCGCACTTCGACAGCAGTTGAAAAGGGACGGATCCGtcctttcggaaaaacaGTTGGGAGCGGCCTTTACGGCAGGGGCCTGGAGTACCCAAGGATGTCGCTTCTTGACGGGAATCGCCCGCGATCGCTTCGGTACCAAGATTGTCACAATATTGGCCTTTGGCGCCACCGCCATGGGAGCCTTGGGGATGGCTCTGGTGGATCCGAATCAAGGTCCAGCGATATCGATCGCACTCGCAGTCATGGGATTGGGATCCGGGGTGCAGTTGTGTTTGCAACCGGTGGCTTCGCTCTTTCCATCCAACGCCGGTGCCGTACTGGCATCTCTTTCCGGAGCCTTTCAAGTATCCGGTCTCGTCTTTTTAGGTTTGACCTCGGCAGGAGCGTCGCGTAAGGCAACCTTTGGTGGATTCTGTGCCGTCATGTTGGGAATGGCCCTCCTTGCGGCACTTTTGTTGCCCACGGGAACGTCTTACCTTTTGGAATCGAAATCCGCAAACCCGGCAACGAGCGCCAATTCCGAAACGGATCCCACGTTCGTGTCGACATCGGAACCGCAACTACCCACGGTCGTGGAAGATACCGAGTCGGATCCAGCATCACCACAGGGAAAGAATACAGGAGTTGTCAACAGAATACAGAGCAATCCCAGCACCAAATGCAACACCACAGCAGATGTCGAGGACACTTCGAGCGCTTTGAACCAGCTCGACAACAAACCCATTGAAGAGGATGTGTCGGTGTGGGAACTTATGTGGTCCACGGAATATATACTCTTGGTGTGTTGGTTTTCCGTCCTCGTGGTGCCGCTGCAGTACTACATCGGGGGACTGGGCTTTCAACTAGAGGACAAGGGAGATGATGACGGATTCTATACCGATTTATTCTCCATTCTTTACGCCAGTGCGGCGGTTGTGTCACCAGCCGCTGGATTTTTAGCCGACAAGCTTGGACTAGGGTGGGCCGAGCTTCTCTCTAGTTTACTGTGCAGTGTATCCTTTTTTGTACTCGCCGGCGACGCCAATCTGGATGTACAAGTCATTGGCCTCGCAGCGAACGGTCTCGGGCGCATGCTCGTCTTTTCCATGTTCTTCTCGCATGTTGGCAAACGCTTCGGATACAAGTCGTTTGGTACCTTGGCTGGTCTAGGACTGCTCATTAGTGCAATTGCTTCATTGTTGCAGTACCCGATTATTGCCGCCGCATCGGACGGCCACGCAAGGTTGGTAAATTTGATTTGCGGCGTTGTGCTAGTCACATTCACACCACCCTACTGCGTGTGGTTACACCGCACCATTCAACGAGAAGAGTCACTGCCCAAAGATAACGAAGACGTGGATGACTGTCAAGGCGACTCAGCGAACGGATTAGCCGTCACATCGTCCCGACATTTGAACAAACGAGCGACGGCAATTGGGGACGATTCCGACGGTTCTGCATCGTCTCAGTCCCAGTAA
- a CDS encoding predicted protein yields the protein MKLNQQPAIRTVSFDRMEPDDDTNVPVPMETMEIKHPSKEDKLPCGSFGMMSLAMRVPTKLDYHPRSRLVHGILRYRAAASFVQFPLSRGASTNSTDRAAASSAQLEYAVQHADGTETTVLRAVQRGHTRCYDIYDATSKTTSPIAVLQKSWTNASSIAYALSLVSNDVDDERPCSKDNQMFTVACIVYTIPSLLSALVDAPARQAEMVLRTETAISHELNHQENDALLQCCQKEWQSSRTLQRLVRGENNSLVALQHKDAYDKGEGRYGLNFCGRGKETSRKNMQLTDAKGRVVAQIAKLERHVYHVDHRAPLSPLQAMGFAIAQCDL from the coding sequence ATGAAGCTCAACCAACAACCAGCTATCCGTACGGTCAGTTTCGATAGAATGGAACccgacgacgataccaacgTTCCGGTACCCATGGAAACGATGGAGATCAAACATCCTTCCAAAGAAGACAAACTCCCTTGTGGCTCCTTTGGCATGATGTCCTTAGCGATGCGCGTTCCGACCAAGCTCGACTATCACCCCCGTTCACGTTTGGTACACGGGATACTCCGCTACCGAGCAGCGGCTTCCTTCGTTCAATTTCCATTGTCCCGAGGTGCGTCGACGAACTCGACGGATCGTGCCGCTGCCTCTTCCGCCCAGCTCGAGTACGCCGTACAGCAtgccgacggtacggaaaCCACCGTGTTGCGGGCCGTCCAGCGTGGCCACACTCGCTGCTACGATATTTACGACGCAACGTCAAAAACAACTTCACCGATTGCCGTCTTGCAAAAGTCGTGGACGAACGCATCCTCGATTGCGTACGCCTTGTCTCTCGTTTCGAACGATGTGGATGATGAACGTCCTTGCAGCAAAGACAATCAGATGTTCACGGTTGCGTGTATCGTCTACACCATTCCTTCGTTGCTCTCCGCCCTTGTCGACGCACCGGCTCGTCAAGCCGAAATGGTGTTGCGGACCGAAACGGCCATCTCCCACGAGCTTAATCACCAGGAAAACGATGCTCTGCTCCAATGCTGTCAAAAGGAGTGGCAAAGTAGCCGGACTTTGCAACGTCTTGTCAGGGGTGAGAACAACAGCTTGGTGGCTTTGCAGCATAAAGATGCCTACGACAAGGGCGAAGGTCGCTATGGACTCAACTTTTGCGGACGTGGCAAGGAAACGTCCCGAAAGAATATGCAACTCACGGACGCCAAGGGCCGGGTCGTTGCGCAGATTGCGAAACTCGAACGtcacgtctatcacgtggaccatcGGGCACCCCTTTCACCTCTTCAGGCCATGGGATTCGCCATTGCCCAATGCGATCTTTAA
- a CDS encoding predicted protein, producing the protein MMWSRPVLRRNISTTRASSSSRRFLSAITGVHGREIIDSRGNPTVEVDVTTAQGTFTASVPSGASTGIYEASELRDGGSRYMGKGVLTAVKNVNTILADAVMGMDTADQRAIDQVMLATDGSPNKANLGANAILGISLAISKAGAASRGIPLWQHYADIAGNPSRTPFRCPVSTLLTEFFVIPTGAATFTESMSIGCEIFHNLKKVIKGKFGGDATLIGDEGGFAPPCDVESGLDMIMEAADLAGYTDKISVGLDVASSEFKVKGKDQYDLDFKTTGADKDTSAVKSGDEMIAYYKALIDKYPIVTIEDPFDQDDWTNWSKIVAQVGEKVQIVGDDLTVTNPVKIQQAVDEKAANCLLLKVNQIGSISESIDAVKLSKQNGWGVMTSHRSGETEDNYIADLAVGLCTGQIKTGAPCRGERTAKYNQLLRIEEELGAGAKYPGMGFRKTEWMA; encoded by the exons ATGATGTGGAGTCGTCCAGTGCTCCGCCGCAATATTTCTACGACGcgcgcgtcgtcgtcgtcgcgtcGTTTCCTGTCGGCCATTACGGGTGTCCACGGACGCGAAATCATCGACAGTCGGGGGAATCCCACCGTCGAAGTCGACGTGACGACGGCGCAGGGAACCTTCACCGCGTCGGTGCCGTCCGGAGCTTCCACCGGCATTTACGAAGCTTCCGAACTCCGGGACGGCGGATCGCGGTACATGGGCAAGGGCGTCCTCACCGCCGTCAAGAACGTCAACACCATTCTGGCCGACGCCGTTATGGGCATGGATACTGCCGATCAGCGAGCGATTGATCAAGTCATGCTGGCGACGGACGGATCGCCCAACAAGGCCAATCTAGGCGCCAACGCGATCTTGGGCA TTTCCCTCGCCATTAGCAAAGCCGGTGCGGCGTCGCGCGGCATTCCCTTGTGGCAGCACTACGCCGACATTGCCGGCAACCCATCCCGCACACCCTTCCGGTGCCCTGTTTCAACGTTATTAACG GAGTTCTTTGTCATTCCCACCGGTGCCGCGACCTTTACCGAATCCATGTCGATTGGTTGCGAAATCTTTCACAACTTGAAAAAGGTCATCAAGGGAAAGTTCGGTGGTGACGCTACCCTCATTGGGGATGAAGGCGGATTTGCGCCGCCCTGCGATGTGGAAAGCGGCCTTGATATGATCATGGAAGCCGCCGACTTGGCCGGATACACGGACAAGATCTCCGTTGGTCTCGACGTGGCCAGTTCCGAATTCAAAGTCAAAGGAAAGGACCAGTACGATTTGGATTTCAAAACAACCGGCGCCGATAAGGATACCTCCGCCGTCAAGTCTGGTGACGAAATGATCGCCTACTACAAGGCATTGATTGACAAGTATCCTATTGTGACGATCGAAGATCCCTTTGACCAGGACGACTGGACCAACTGGAGCAAGATTGTTGCGCAAGTCGGTGAAAAGGTACAAATCGTTGGAGACGATTTGACCGTTACAAACCCGGTCAAGATTCAACAAGCCGTCGACGAAAAGGCCGCCAACTGTTTGCTCCTCAAGGTCAACCAGATTGGTTCCATCTCCGAATCCATCGACGCCGTCAAACTTTCCAAGCAGAACGGCTGGGGCGTTATGACCTCGCACCGCTCGGGAGAAACCGAAGACAACTACATTGCCGATCTCGCCGTTGGACTCTGCACCGGTCAAATCAAGACCGGCGCACCCTGCCGCGGCGAACGTACGGCCAAGTACAACCAGTTGCTCCGTATCGAAGAAGAACTCGGCGCCGGCGCCAAATACCCCGGCATGGGATTCCGTAAAACCGAATGGATGGCGTAA